GCCCCCGTGGCGACGGCGTCGATCGAGGTGCTGACCTCCTTCGCGGCCGCGGTCACCGTGTCGGCCTGCCCGGTCGACCGCTCGGCGGCACCGGCGATCGTCGCGCCGGTGGCGGACAGGGTCTGCGCCGCACCCTCCAGCAGCCGGGAGGCCTCGCCGACCTCCCCGACCACGTCGGCCACCCGCTCGAGCGTGGTGTTCAGCGCCCCGGCGAGCTGGTCGAGCTCGTTCCGCCCGGCGCCGGTGTCCAGCCGCTCGTGCAGGTCGCCCGCCGCCAGGACGTCGGTCATCCGGCGCAGCGGCCGGGTGACGCTGCGCGACACCAGCAGGGAGATCAGCACGATGACCAGCACCACCGGCGCGGCCCACAGGGCCATGGAGAGCAGGTGGTCCACGAAGGCGCCGTTCAGGTCGGTGACGTAGAGACCGGAACCGACGACCCAGCCCCAGGGCTCGTAGCCGGCGACGAAGGAGATCTTCGCCTGCGGCTCCTCCTCGCCCGGCTTGGGCCACATGTACTCGACGAAGCCGCTGCCGTCGCGCTCGACGACGTCCACCATCTCCACGAACAGCGCCTTGCCGGTCGGGTCGGTGTTGCCGGAGAGGTCGGTGCCGTCCATCTCGGGCTTGATGGGGTGCATGACCATCGTCGGGTCCATGTCGTTGACCCAGAAGTACTCCTCACCGGAGTACCGCAGCCCGCTCAGGGCCGTCTTGGCCTGCGCCTGCGCCTGCTCGCGGGTCAGCGCGCCGCTGCTCTCCTGGGCGCCGTAGAAGGCGACGACGCCGAGCACCGCCTCGACCGCGGACTGCGCCTTGTTGCGCTGCTCCGCCTCGATGGTCTGGCGCACCTGGAGGGCCCCGATGACGGCGATGGTGCCCATGCCGACCACGGCGGCCAGCACCAGCGCCAGGAGCCGGGTGCTGATCCGGATCTGGCGCAGCCCCCCGCTGGTGAGGACGTCCCGTGGTCGTGTGCCCATGCCGTGCTCCCCGTCGTCGACGGCGCAGTTGCCGTACCTGCGTTGTCGACCGGCCCGCGGCGGAGTGCAGCCGAGTCGCGTATCACAACACCACCGCAACACCCGGCGCGACGGGCCGTCCACAGTCGTCTTGTGCACCACATGTTCACCGGGCCTGTGGGTCTGCCGCCCGCGGCCTGCCACGCTCTCCCCATGAGCGACGAGCGGGAGACCCTGACCTACGAGGACTTCGGCCGGGCGGCGCGGGAGCTGGCGCAGCAGGTCGCCGACAGCGGCTTCGCACCCGACCTGATCCTGTCCATCGCCCGCGGCGGGCTCTTCCTCGGCGGCGCGCTGGGCTACGCGCTGGACGTGAAGAACCTGTTCGTGATGAACGTCGAGTTCTACACCGGCGTCGACGAGCGGCTGGAGCTGCCGGTGGTGCTGCCGCCGACCCTCGACGTCGTCGACCTGACCGGGGCGAAGGTGCTCATCGCCGACGACGTCGCCGACACCGGCAAGACCCTGGAGCTGGTCACGGAGTTCTGCGCCGGCCACGTCACCGAGGTGCGCACCGCCGTGGTCTACGAGAAGCCGCGCTCGCTGGTGACGTGCGACTACGCCTGGAAGCGGACCGACGCCTGGATCGACTTCCCGTGGTCGACCCTCCCGCCGGTCGT
The Modestobacter marinus DNA segment above includes these coding regions:
- a CDS encoding methyl-accepting chemotaxis protein, yielding MGTRPRDVLTSGGLRQIRISTRLLALVLAAVVGMGTIAVIGALQVRQTIEAEQRNKAQSAVEAVLGVVAFYGAQESSGALTREQAQAQAKTALSGLRYSGEEYFWVNDMDPTMVMHPIKPEMDGTDLSGNTDPTGKALFVEMVDVVERDGSGFVEYMWPKPGEEEPQAKISFVAGYEPWGWVVGSGLYVTDLNGAFVDHLLSMALWAAPVVLVIVLISLLVSRSVTRPLRRMTDVLAAGDLHERLDTGAGRNELDQLAGALNTTLERVADVVGEVGEASRLLEGAAQTLSATGATIAGAAERSTGQADTVTAAAKEVSTSIDAVATGAEEMGASIREIAHNAAEAARVAGSAVTAAESANQTVARLGESSVEIGNVVKVITSIAEQTNLLALNATIEAARAGEAGKGFAVVANEVKELAQETAKATEDIARRVEAIQADTDSAVGAIGGVTSVIAQINDYQTTIASAVEEQTATTNEMSRAIGEAAQSGRSIAETVAEVARAAQETHTGVAELQSATGELVQMSAGLQRSVDTFQR
- a CDS encoding phosphoribosyltransferase — protein: MSDERETLTYEDFGRAARELAQQVADSGFAPDLILSIARGGLFLGGALGYALDVKNLFVMNVEFYTGVDERLELPVVLPPTLDVVDLTGAKVLIADDVADTGKTLELVTEFCAGHVTEVRTAVVYEKPRSLVTCDYAWKRTDAWIDFPWSTLPPVVSRGGSGH